The Streptomyces cyanogenus DNA segment TCCTACGAGCACCGCGACCGGGTCAGCGTCGAGGAGTGCCTGGAGATGGAGGGCAACAAGACCGGCGCCCTGCTCGCCTGCGCCTCCTCCATCGGCGCGGTCCTCGGCGGCGCGGACGACGCCACCGCCGACGCGCTGGAACGGTACGGCTACCACCTCGGCCTCGCCTTCCAGGCCGTGGACGACCTGCTCGGCATCTGGGGCGACCCGGAGGCCACCGGCAAGCAGACCTGGAGCGACCTGCGCCAGCGCAAGAAGTCCCTGCCGGTGGTGGCGGCGCTCGCGGCCGGCGGCCCCGCCTCCGAGCAGCTCGGCGAGATCCTCGCCGCCGACGCCAAGAGCAGCGACTTCCAGAACTTCTCCGAGGAGGAGTTCGCGGCCCGCGCCGCGCTCATCGAGGAGGCCGGCGGCCGCGAGTGGACGGCCGGGGAAGCGCGCCGTCAGCACACCGTCGCCATCGAAGCCCTCGACGCCGTCGACATGCCCGACCGGGTGCGGGACTCCTTCACGGCGCTCGCCGACTTCGTCGTCGTACGAAAGCGATGATCACGATTGGCTTGATAAGCCTCGCGTAGTCGCCGGCCGGTGCCCGAAGGGTTCAGGACACCGGCCGACGGCGGACCCACAGCAGCACGACTCGCACGACTGCACGAAGGGGAAGCCATGACAGCGACGACCGACGGAAGCACCGGGGCGACCTTGCCGTCCCGCGCTGCCGCGGCCAGCGACACCACACTCATCACCCCCGAGACGGCCGGGGTACAAGAAGCCGCCGCACGCGCCGCCCGGCGCGCCACCGACTACCTGCTCGCCAGGCAGGACGCCCAGGGCTGGTGGAAGGGCGACCTGGAGACCAACGTCACCATGGACGCCGAGGACCTGCTGCTCCGTCAGTTCCTGGGCATCCTGGAGGAGGACACCGCGCAGGCCGCCGCGAAGTTCATCCGCGGCGAGCAGCGCGAGGACGGCACCTGGGCCACCTTCTACGGCGGACCCGGCGAACTGTCCACCACCGTCGAGGCGTACGTCGCCCTGCGCCTGGCCGGCGACGCGCCCGACGACCCGCACATGGCGAAGGCCTCCGCCTGGATCCGCGAGCGCGGGGGCATCGCGGCCGCCCGGGTCTTCACCCGGATCTGGCTCGCCCTGTTCGGCTGGTGGAAGTGGGAGGACCTGCCCGAACTCCCCCCGGAGCTGATCTACTTCCCCACCTGGTTCCCGCTGAACATCTACAACTTCGGGTGCTGGGCACGGCAGACCATCGTCCCGCTCACCATCGTCTCCGCCAAGCGCCCGGTGCGCCCGGCCCCCTTCGCCCTGGACGAGCTGCACACCGACCCGGCCAACCCGAACCCGCCGCAGCCGCTCGCCCCCGTGGCCAGCTGGGACGGCCTCTTCCAGCGGCTCGACAAGGTGGTCCGCGGCTACCGCAGGTTCGCCGTGCGCAGGCTCCGCAGGGCCGCGATGAACTCGGCGGCCCGCTGGATCATCGAACGGCAGGAGAACGACGGCTGCTGGGGCGGCATCCAGCCCCCGGCCGTGTACTCGGTCATCGCCCTGCACCTGCTCGGCTACGACCTCGAGCACCCGGTGCTGCGCGAGGGCCTCGCCTCGCTCGACCGTTTCGCCGTCTGGCGCGAGGACGGCGCCCGGATGATCGAGGCCTGCCAGTCCCCGGTCTGGGACACCTGCCTGGCCACCATCGCCCTCGTCGACGCCGGGCTTCCCGTCGACCATCCGCAACTGGTCAAGGCGGCCGACTGGATGCTCGGCGAGGAGATCGTCCGGCCCGGTGACTGGGCCGTACGCCGCCCGCACCTCCCGCCGGGCGGCTGGGCGTTCGAGTTCCACAACGACAACTACCCGGACATCGACGACACCGCCGAGGTCGCCCTCGCGCTGCGCCGGGTCCGGCACCACGACCCGGAGCGCGTGGACAGGGCCATCGGGCGGGCGGTGCGCTGGAACCTCGGCATGCAGTCGAAGAACGGCGCCTGGGGCGCCTTCGACGTGGACAACACCAGCCCGTTCCCCAACCGGCTGCCGTTCTGCGACTTCGGCGAGGTCATCGACCCGCCGTCGGCCGACGTCACCGCGCACGTCGTGGAGATGCTCGCCGCCGAGGGCCTGGCCCAGGACCCGCGCACCCGGCGTGGCATCGACTGGCTGCTCGCCGAGCAGGAGCCCGACGGTTCGTGGTTCGGCCGCTGGGGCGTCAACTACGTCTACGGCACCGGGTCCGTGGTGCCCGCCCTCACGGCAGCCGGTCTGCCCGGCACGCATCCGGCGATCCGGCGGGCCGTTGCCTGGCTGGAGAGCGTCCAGAACGACGACGGCGGCTGGGGCGAGGACCTGCGCTCCTACAAGTACGCCAAGGAGTGGAGCGGCCGGGGCGCCTCCACCGCCTCGCAGACCGCGTGGGCGCTGATGGCGCTGCTCGCGGCGGGGGAGAGGGAGTCCAAGGCCGTCGAGCGCGGCGTCCAGTGGCTGGCCGGGACCCAGCGGGAGGACGGCACCTGGGACGAGCCGTACTTCACCGGCACCGGCTTCCCCTGGGACTTCTCCATCAACTACCACCTGTACCGCCAGGTGTTCCCGCTCACCGCGCTCGGCCGGTACCTGCACGGCGATCCCTTCGAGCGCGACCTGCTCACCAGGAAGCCGCTGTCCGGGGCCAAGGTGAGCTGAGGTGAACAACCAGCCCGCCCCGGCACCGCTGCTGATCGCCTGCGCGCTCGGCATCGAGCACCTCGCCCTGCGCACCGGCGACCACAGCGGTGCCGGCGGGCCGGTGACCTTCGTCCGCACGGGCATGGGCCCCCGTGCGGCGGAACGCTCCGTCACCCGGCACCTGGCCGGCCAGGCGGCGGCCGACACGGCCGTGCTGGCCACCGGCTTCTGTGCCGGACTCGCCCCCGGTATGCACCCCGGCGACCTGGTCGTCGCCGAGGAGACCCGGGACCCGCGCGGGACCGTCCCGTGCGTGGGCACCGAACTGCTGGTCAAGGAACTCGTGCGCCTGCTGCCCGGACGCACGGTCCACACCGGCCCGCTCACCGGCTCCGACCACGTCGTCCGGGGACCCGAGCGGTCCGATCTGCTCGCCACCGGCGCGATCGCGGTCGACATGGAGTCGGCGGCCACGCTGCTGGCCGCCGTCCGCACGGGCGAACGCCCGGTCGCGGCCGTCCGGGTGGTCGTGGACGCTCCCGAACACGAACTCGTCCGGATCGGCACGGTACGCGGTGGAATATCCGCCTTCCGCGTTCTTCGTTCCATCCTTCCTGCTTTTTTCGAATGGCACCGTTCTTTGCTGCTCCCCCGGAGGTGAGCCAGATGGCCATGCCGTTGCGTCAGTCCATCAAGGTCGCTACGTACCTGGCTGAACAGAAGCTCCGCAGGCGGGACAAGTTTCCGCTCATTGTCGAGCTGGAACCGCTGTTCGCCTGCAATCTGAAGTGCGAGGGCTGCGGCAAGATCCAGCACCCGGCCGGTGTGCTCAAGCAGCGCATGCCGGTCGCCCAGGCGGTGGGTGCGGTGCTGGAGTCCGGTGCGCCGATGGTCTCCATCGCCGGCGGCGAGCCGCTGATGCACCCTCAGATCGACGAGATCGTGCGGCAGTTGGTGGCGAAGCGGAAGTACGTCTTCCTGTGCACCAACGCGATGCTGCTGCGCAAGAAGATGGACCAGTTCACCCCCTCGCCCTACTTCGCCTTCGCCGTGCACATCGACGGCCTGCGTGAACGGCACGACGAGTCCGTTGCGAAGGAAGGCGTGTTCGACGAGGCGGTGGAGGCCATCAAGGAGGCCAAGCGGCGCGGCTTCCGGGTGACCACCAACTCCACCTTCTTCAACACCGACACCCCGCAGACCATCATCGAGGTGCTCAACTTCCTCAACGACGACCTCAAGGTCGACGAGATGATGATCTCGCCCGCCTACGCCTACGAGAAGGCCCCCGACCAGGAGCACTTCCTCGGCGTCGAGCAGACCCGCGAACTGTTCAAGAAGGCCTTCGCGGGCGGCAACCGCAGGAAGTGGCGGCTCAACCACTCCCCGCTCTTCCTGGACTTCCTGGAGGGCAAGGTCGACTTCCCGTGCACCGCGTGGGCGATCCCGAACTACTCGCTCTTCGGCTGGCAGCGCCCCTGCTACCTGATGAGCGACGGGTACGTGCCGACGTACCGCGAACTCATCGAGAAGACCGACTGGGACAAGTACGGCCGCGGCAAGGACCCGCGCTGCGCCAACTGCATGGCGCACTGCGGCTACGAGCCCACCGCCGTCCTGGCCACCATGGGCTCCCTGAAGGAGTCGCTGCGGGCGATGCGCGAGACCGTCTCCGGAAACCGGGAGTGAGGCGATGACCGCCGTCCCCTTGGGCGTTCCCGAGGTACCGGGCCGTCCGGTCGCGCCGCGGCGCCTGTCGCGGCAGGTCCAGGTCGGGCCGGTGGCGGTCGGGGGCGGAGCCCCGGTGTCGGTGCAGTCGATGACGACGACCCGTACGTCCGACATCGGCGCCACCCTCCAGCAGATCGCGGAACTCACCGCGTCCGGCTGCCAGATCGTCCGCGTCGCCTGCCCCACGCAGGACGACGCGGACGCCCTCGCGACCATCGCCCGCAAGTCGCAGATCCCGGTGATCGCGGACATCCACTTCCAGCCCAAGTACGTGTTCGCGGCCATCGAGGCCGGCTGCGCCGCGGTCCGTGTGAACCCCGGCAACATCAAGAAGTTCGACGACCAGGTGGAGGAGATCGCGCGGGCCGCCAGGGACCACGGCACGCCGGTCCGGATCGGCGTCAACGCCGGCTCCCTGGACCGGCGCCTGCTCCAGAAGTACGGCAAGGCGACCCCCGAGGCCCTCGTCGAATCGGCCCTCTGGGAGGCGTCCCTCTTCGAGGAGCACGACTTCCACGACATCAAGATCTCGGTCAAGCACAACGACCCCGTCGTCATGATCGAGGCCTACCGCCAGCTCGCCGAGCAGTGCGACTACCCCCTGCACCTGGGGGTCACCGAGGCCGGCCCGGCGTTCCAGGGCACGATCAAGTCGGCCGTCGCCTTCGGGGCGTTGCTCTCGCGCGGCATCGGGGACACCATCCGGGTCTCCCTGAGCGCACCGCCCGCCGAGGAGGTCAAAGTCGGCATCCAGATCCTGGAGGCGCTGGGGCTCAGGCAGCGGCGGCTGGAGATCGTCTCCTGCCCGTCCTGCGGCCGGGCCCAGGTGGACGTGTACAAGCTCGCCGAGGAGGTCACCGCTGGTCTGGACGGCATGGAAGTGCCGCTCAGGGTCGCGGTGATGGGGTGCGTGGTCAACGGTCCGGGGGAGGCCCGGGAGGCCGACCTCGGGGTTGCCTCGGGCAACGGCAAGGGGCAGATCTTCGTCAAGGGCGAGGTCGTCAAGACCGTCCCCGAGTCGAAGATCGTGGAGACCCTCATCGAGGAGGCCATGAAGCTCGCCGAGCGGACGAGCCCCGCAGACCAAGTGAGTTGAGGCAAGGCACGGACCGAGAGGGGGCCCGAGCGTGACCATTCTGGAGAACATCCGGGGACCACGCGACCTGAAGGCGCTGTCCGAGGCGGAACTCGGTGAACTGTCCGAGGAGATACGTGAGTTCCTGGTGCACGCGGTGTCGAGGACCGGCGGTCACCTCGGGCCCAACCTGGGCGTGGTGGAACTGTCCATCGCGCTCCACCGGGTCTTCGAGTCACCGGTCGACCGCATCCTGTGGGACACCGGCCACCAGAGCTATGTCCACAAGCTGCTGACCGGACGTCAGGACTTCTCGAAGCTGCGCGGCAAGGGCGGGCTGTCCGGCTACCCCTCGCGCGAGGAGTCCGAGCACGACGTCATCGAGAACAGCCACGCCTCCACCGCGCTGGGCTGGGCCGACGGCCTCGCCAAGGCCCACCAGGTGCTGGGGGAGAAGGGCCACGTGGTCGCGGTCATCGGCGACGGCGCGCTGACCGGCGGCATGGCCTGGGAGGCGCTCAACAACATCGCCGCGGCCAGGGACCGGCCGCTGATCATCGTCGTCAACGACAACGAACGCTCCTACGCCCCCACCATCGGCGGACTCGCCAACCACCTGGCGACCCTGCGCACCACCGACGGCTACGAGAAGGTCCTCGCCTGGGGCAAGGAGGTGCTCCAGCGCACCCCGGTCGTCGGCACCACCCTGTACGAGTCCCTGCACGGCGCGAAGAAGGGCTTCAAGGACGCCTTCGCCCCGCAGGGCATGTTCGAGGACCTGGGCCTGAAGTACCTCGGTCCGATCGACGGCCACGACATCCAGGCCGTCGAGTCCGCGCTGCGCCGCGCGAAACGTTTCCACGGCCCCGTCCTGGTGCACTGCCTCACCGAGAAGGGCCGCGGCTACGAGCCCGCCCTCGCGCACGAGGAGGACCACTTCCACACCGTCGGCGTGATGGACCCGCTGACCTGCGAGCCGCTCGCCCCGTCCAACGGACCCTCCTGGACCTCGGTGTTCGGCGAGGAGATGGTACGGATCGGGGAGGAGCGCGAGGACGTCGTGGCGATCACGGCGGCCATGCTGCATCCGGTGGGTCTCGCCGGATTCGCCGAACGCTTCCCGGACCGGGTGTGGGACGTCGGGATCGCCGAGCAGCACGCGGCCGTCTCCGCGGCCGGTCTCGCCACCGGCGGGCTGCACCCGGTCGTCGCCGTCTACGCCACCTTCCTCAACCGGGCCTTCGACCAGCTGCTCATGGACGTCGCCCTGCACCGCTGCGGGGTCACCTTCGTCCTGGACCGGGCCGGCGTGACCGGCACCGACGGACCCTCGCACAACGGCATGTGGGACATGTCCGTCCTCCAGGTCGTCCCGGGCCTGCGGATCGCCGCGCCGCGCGACGCCGGCCAGCTGCGCGCCCAGCTGCGCGAGGCGGTCGCCGTGGACGACGCCCCCACCCTGGTGCGCTTCCCGAAGGAGTCCGTCGGCCCGAGCGTCCCGGCTCTCGACCGGCTCGGCGGCATGGACGTGCTGCACCGCGCCGGCCGCCCCGAGGTGCTGCTGGTGGCGGTCGGCGTGATGGCCTCCGTGTGCCTCCAGGCCGCCGAGCTGCTTGAGGCCCGCGGCATCGGCTGCACCGTGGTGGACCCGCGCTGGGTGAAGCCGGTCGACCCCGCGCTGCCGGGACTCGCGGCCGAGCACCGCCTGGTGGCCGTGGTCGAGGACAACAGCCGGTCCGCGGGCGTCGGTTCGGCGGTGGCGCTGGCTCTGGGAGACGCCGACGTGGACGTGCCGGTACGGCGGTTCGGGATCCCGGAGCAGTTCCTCGCGCACGCCAAACGCAGCGAGGTGCTGGCCGACATCGGCCTCACGCCGGTGGAGATCGCCGGGCGGATCAGTGGCAGTCTGGCCGTCGGGGACGTGGGCGGCACCGTCAAGGAGAGTGAATGACCAGCGAGTTCGACCTCGGCGCCCTGCTCGCCGAGCGCGGAGCCGAACGCTACGAGCTGCACGCGAAGCACCTCAACCCGCAGCTGCCGCGGATGCTGCACACCATCGGCTTCGACAAGGTCTACGAGCGCGCCGAGGGCGCCCACTTCTTCGACGCGGAGGGCAACGACTACCTGGACATGCTCGCCGGGTTCGGGGTGATGGGCCTGGGCCGCCACCACCCGGTCGTCCGCAAGGCGCTGCACGACGTCCTGGACCTGGACCTCGCCGACCTCACCCGCTTCGACTGCCAGCCGCTGCCCGGCCTGCTCGCCGAGCGGCTGCTGACCCACAGCCCGCACCTGGACCGGGTGTTCTTCGGCAACAGCGGCACCGAGGCGGTCGAGACGGCCCTGAAGTTCGCCCGGTACGCCACCGGCAGGCCACGCGTCCTCTACTGCGACCACGCCTTCCACGGTCTGACCACCGGCTCCCTGTCGGTCAACGGCGAGCGCGGCTTCCGCGACGGGTTCGCCCCGCTGCTGCCCGACACCGCCGTGCCGCTCGGCGATCTCGACGCCCTGGCCCGGGAGTTGAAGAAGGGCGACGTCGCCGCGCTGATCGTGGAGCCGATCCAGGGCAAGGGCGTGCACGAGGCGCCGCCCGGCTATCTGCGGGCCGCGCAGGAGCTGCTGCACCGGCACAAGGCGCTGCTCATCGCCGACGAGGTGCAGACCGGCCTCGGCCGCACCGGCGACTTCTACGCCTACCAGCACGAGGACGGTGTCGAACCCGACCTGGTGTGCGTGGCCAAGGCCCTGTCCGGCGGCTATGTGCCCGTCGGCGCCACCCTGGGCAAAGAGTGGATCTTCAAGAAGGTCTACTCGTCCATGGACCGGGTGCTGGTGCACTCGGCGAGCTTCGGCTCCAACGCCCAGGCGATGGCGTGCGGGCTCGCCGTGCTGTCGGTCATGGAGAACGAGCAGATCGTGGCCGGCGTGCGCCGGACGGGCGAGCTGCTGAAGTCCCGGCTCACCGCGCTGATCGACACGTACGAGCTGCTCGCCGACGTCCGCGGCCGGGGCCTGATGATCGGCATCGAGTTCGGCAAGCCGTCCTCGCTGAAGCTGCGCAGCCGCTGGACCATGCTGCAGGCGGCCCGCAAGGGCCTGTTCGCGCAGATGGTCGTCGTACCGCTGCTGCAGAAGCACCGGATCCTCACCCAGGTCTCCGGCGACCACCTGGAGGTGATCAAGCTCATCCCGCCGCTGGTCGTCGACGAGACGGACGTGGAGCGCTTCGTGGAGGCCTTCACCGCCGTGATGGACGACGCGCACAGCGGCGGCGGCCTGATGTGGGACTTCGGCAAGACCCTGATCAAGCAGGCGGTGGCCAACCGCTGACCGCGGCGGCGGGACTGGGGAATCTTTGCCTGTGAGGCAAGAAAATTGCCCCACGGGCAAGGCTGCGGCTCAATGGAGACATGAACGCCTCAGACGCCGCGCCGGCGCCGGGCCCAGCCCCGGACGACGGCCTGTCCGCCGTCGCGCCGCAGCTGCGCTCCCTGCGCCGGCGCGCCGGTCTCACACTGGAGGCCGCGGCCCGCGCCGCCGGGCTCTCGCCGGCCCATCTGTCCCGCCTGGAGACCGGACACCGCCAGCCGTCGCTGCCGATGCTCCTCGCGCTCGCCCGTATCTACGGTACGACCGTCTCCGAGCTGCTCGGCGAGACGGTCGCCGACCGGGACGCGATCGTGCGGGCCGCCGACATGGAGCCGACCCGGGCGGGCGGCTGGACGTACGTCCAGGCCGGCGCGCCCGGCCGCGGCATGCAGGCCCTGCGGGTGCGGGTGCCGTACGGCTCGCAGGGCGACATCGTGCGCGTCCACCCCGGCGAGGAGTGGCTCTACGTCCTCACCGGGCGGCTGCGGCTGCGGCTCGGCGACACCGCGCACCTGCTCGGACCCGGTGACAGCGCGCACTTCGACTCGCTCACCCCGCACCGCCTCGCCGCCGAGGACCACGACGGCGTGGAGCTGCTGTTCGTCCACACCCTGCTGCAGAGCCCCACGGCCACGCTGTGTCTGGGCGCGCCGACCGGAGAGCTGCCATGAGCGACTTCGAGGAGAAGTTCCCCCGTTCCCTGTGGATCCGGCTGATCATCTACATCGCCCTCGGGCACGTCCTGGCCGCCTTCCTCTACCTGCTGTTCGCGGTGGGCGGCAAGGGCTGATCCCGGTACCCGGGTCAGTGCAGCAGGCGCTCGCGCAGCCGGTCGCGGGACTCGGCCGAGAAGCCCAGGCCCCGCGCCAGGTACGTGTCCACGTCGCCCCAGGTCTGCTCGATGCTCGTGAAGGCCGCCTCCAGGTACTCGGCGCGGGCGTCGAATAGCGGGTCGAGCAGCTCCATCACCTCCGGGGTGTACGCGGTGTCGGCGCTGCCGCTGCGGCGGACCTTGTAGCGCCGGTGCCCGGCGGCCGACTCCAGGTAGTCGGCGAGGATCGCGTCCCGCTCCACCCCCACGGCGAGCAGCGTCACCGCCACGGAGATGCCCGCGCGGTCCTTGCCGGCCGCACAGTGCATCAGCGCGGGCACGCTGTCGTCGGCGAGCGCGTGCAGCACACGGGAGTGCTCGGCCGTGCGCTCGGTGACGATCTTCCGGTAGGAGGCGATCATCCGCGCCGCGCCCTTGCCGTCGTCCAGGATCGCGCGCAGCTGGTCGAGGTCGCCCTCGCGGACCATCTTCCAGAACGCGGCGCCGTCCGCCGGGTCGCTCAGCGGCAGGTTCACGTACCGCACGCCGGGCAGCTCGACGTCGGGGCCCTCCAGCTTCTGGTCGGCCGCGTTGCGGAAGTCGAAGACCGTGTGCAGGCCCAGGGAGGCGAGGAAGGCCGCGTCCTCCTGCGTCGCGTGCGCGAGATGGCCGCTGCGGAAGAGGACCCCGTGACGCACCCGCCGTCCGTCCACGGTCGGCAGCCCGCCCACATCGCGGAAATTGCGCACTCCGGCCAGCTCCGGCTCGGTCGACGGGACCTGCTGCGTCACGGGGGCTCCTCCCGGTCGGTCGCCGCCGTCGCGGCTCGTCGGCGGGCGCTCAGTCGACCATACGGCATCGATTTCCTCAGGCAATGAGTTGTCCACAGGCATTGCCAGTGGGGTGCGCGCACCTGATGATGTTTGCACTTGCGCGGATCTGTTGGCACTTGTGAGGTCTCGATGGTGGACATCGCCGAAAACGGTCGTACCTGGCTCCTGTCGGGCCCCAACAGCAGTTATGCGCTGCATCTCACCGACGCGGACGAGCTGCTGCACCTCCACTGGGGGCCGCGGATCGCGCTCGTCGACGCCGAGGCGCTCGCGGTGCGCTCGCTGCCCGGCTACTGGCCCTTCGAGTCCCCGCTCGACGGCCGCGAGGAATACCCCGTCGAGGGCGGACCCCGCTTCGTCCGCCCCGCCCTGTCCGTCCGGACCGAGGAGCGGCGCGGCACCGAGTGGCGGTTCGTGTCGTACGGCACGGAGGGCGACGAACTGCGGCTGCGCTTCGACGACGACGGCGTGGGGATCACGCTGCACTACCGGATGCGCGGCGACGTGGTCGAGCGCTGGGTGACCGTCGTGAACGGCGGCCACACGCGCGTGGAGCTGCTGCGGGCCGACGCGGCCACCTGGACGCTGCCCGACCGCGAGGGCTGGCGGCTGTCCCAGCTGCACGGCCGCTGGGCCGCCGAGTCCCGGCTCACCGCCGCCCCCCTCACCTACGGCGAGAAGGTCATCGGCAGTCGCCGCGGTCACACCGGCCACCAGCACCTGCCCTGGGTCGCCCTCGACACCGACGCCACCGAGGAGCGCGGCGAGGTCTACGGCTGCGCGCTCGGCTGGTCCGGCTCCTGGCGCATCGCGGTCGCCCAACTCCCTGACGCGCGCGTGCAGATCACCGGCGGTGCCGGCCACGACGACTCGGGCCTGCTGCTCCTCGCGCCCGGGGAGTCGTACACCAGCCCGGTCTTCGCGGGCCTGTGGAGCGACGGCGGCTTCGGCGGCGCGAGCCGCGCCTGGCACGCCTACCAGCGCGCCTACGTCATCCCGGACGCCGACCGGG contains these protein-coding regions:
- the shc gene encoding squalene--hopene cyclase, with translation MTATTDGSTGATLPSRAAAASDTTLITPETAGVQEAAARAARRATDYLLARQDAQGWWKGDLETNVTMDAEDLLLRQFLGILEEDTAQAAAKFIRGEQREDGTWATFYGGPGELSTTVEAYVALRLAGDAPDDPHMAKASAWIRERGGIAAARVFTRIWLALFGWWKWEDLPELPPELIYFPTWFPLNIYNFGCWARQTIVPLTIVSAKRPVRPAPFALDELHTDPANPNPPQPLAPVASWDGLFQRLDKVVRGYRRFAVRRLRRAAMNSAARWIIERQENDGCWGGIQPPAVYSVIALHLLGYDLEHPVLREGLASLDRFAVWREDGARMIEACQSPVWDTCLATIALVDAGLPVDHPQLVKAADWMLGEEIVRPGDWAVRRPHLPPGGWAFEFHNDNYPDIDDTAEVALALRRVRHHDPERVDRAIGRAVRWNLGMQSKNGAWGAFDVDNTSPFPNRLPFCDFGEVIDPPSADVTAHVVEMLAAEGLAQDPRTRRGIDWLLAEQEPDGSWFGRWGVNYVYGTGSVVPALTAAGLPGTHPAIRRAVAWLESVQNDDGGWGEDLRSYKYAKEWSGRGASTASQTAWALMALLAAGERESKAVERGVQWLAGTQREDGTWDEPYFTGTGFPWDFSINYHLYRQVFPLTALGRYLHGDPFERDLLTRKPLSGAKVS
- a CDS encoding 1-hydroxy-2-methyl-2-butenyl 4-diphosphate reductase, whose protein sequence is MNNQPAPAPLLIACALGIEHLALRTGDHSGAGGPVTFVRTGMGPRAAERSVTRHLAGQAAADTAVLATGFCAGLAPGMHPGDLVVAEETRDPRGTVPCVGTELLVKELVRLLPGRTVHTGPLTGSDHVVRGPERSDLLATGAIAVDMESAATLLAAVRTGERPVAAVRVVVDAPEHELVRIGTVRGGISAFRVLRSILPAFFEWHRSLLLPRR
- the hpnH gene encoding adenosyl-hopene transferase HpnH, whose translation is MAMPLRQSIKVATYLAEQKLRRRDKFPLIVELEPLFACNLKCEGCGKIQHPAGVLKQRMPVAQAVGAVLESGAPMVSIAGGEPLMHPQIDEIVRQLVAKRKYVFLCTNAMLLRKKMDQFTPSPYFAFAVHIDGLRERHDESVAKEGVFDEAVEAIKEAKRRGFRVTTNSTFFNTDTPQTIIEVLNFLNDDLKVDEMMISPAYAYEKAPDQEHFLGVEQTRELFKKAFAGGNRRKWRLNHSPLFLDFLEGKVDFPCTAWAIPNYSLFGWQRPCYLMSDGYVPTYRELIEKTDWDKYGRGKDPRCANCMAHCGYEPTAVLATMGSLKESLRAMRETVSGNRE
- a CDS encoding DUF6126 family protein gives rise to the protein MSDFEEKFPRSLWIRLIIYIALGHVLAAFLYLLFAVGGKG
- the ispG gene encoding flavodoxin-dependent (E)-4-hydroxy-3-methylbut-2-enyl-diphosphate synthase, giving the protein MTAVPLGVPEVPGRPVAPRRLSRQVQVGPVAVGGGAPVSVQSMTTTRTSDIGATLQQIAELTASGCQIVRVACPTQDDADALATIARKSQIPVIADIHFQPKYVFAAIEAGCAAVRVNPGNIKKFDDQVEEIARAARDHGTPVRIGVNAGSLDRRLLQKYGKATPEALVESALWEASLFEEHDFHDIKISVKHNDPVVMIEAYRQLAEQCDYPLHLGVTEAGPAFQGTIKSAVAFGALLSRGIGDTIRVSLSAPPAEEVKVGIQILEALGLRQRRLEIVSCPSCGRAQVDVYKLAEEVTAGLDGMEVPLRVAVMGCVVNGPGEAREADLGVASGNGKGQIFVKGEVVKTVPESKIVETLIEEAMKLAERTSPADQVS
- a CDS encoding tyrosine-protein phosphatase, whose product is MTQQVPSTEPELAGVRNFRDVGGLPTVDGRRVRHGVLFRSGHLAHATQEDAAFLASLGLHTVFDFRNAADQKLEGPDVELPGVRYVNLPLSDPADGAAFWKMVREGDLDQLRAILDDGKGAARMIASYRKIVTERTAEHSRVLHALADDSVPALMHCAAGKDRAGISVAVTLLAVGVERDAILADYLESAAGHRRYKVRRSGSADTAYTPEVMELLDPLFDARAEYLEAAFTSIEQTWGDVDTYLARGLGFSAESRDRLRERLLH
- a CDS encoding aspartate aminotransferase family protein: MTSEFDLGALLAERGAERYELHAKHLNPQLPRMLHTIGFDKVYERAEGAHFFDAEGNDYLDMLAGFGVMGLGRHHPVVRKALHDVLDLDLADLTRFDCQPLPGLLAERLLTHSPHLDRVFFGNSGTEAVETALKFARYATGRPRVLYCDHAFHGLTTGSLSVNGERGFRDGFAPLLPDTAVPLGDLDALARELKKGDVAALIVEPIQGKGVHEAPPGYLRAAQELLHRHKALLIADEVQTGLGRTGDFYAYQHEDGVEPDLVCVAKALSGGYVPVGATLGKEWIFKKVYSSMDRVLVHSASFGSNAQAMACGLAVLSVMENEQIVAGVRRTGELLKSRLTALIDTYELLADVRGRGLMIGIEFGKPSSLKLRSRWTMLQAARKGLFAQMVVVPLLQKHRILTQVSGDHLEVIKLIPPLVVDETDVERFVEAFTAVMDDAHSGGGLMWDFGKTLIKQAVANR
- a CDS encoding helix-turn-helix domain-containing protein translates to MNASDAAPAPGPAPDDGLSAVAPQLRSLRRRAGLTLEAAARAAGLSPAHLSRLETGHRQPSLPMLLALARIYGTTVSELLGETVADRDAIVRAADMEPTRAGGWTYVQAGAPGRGMQALRVRVPYGSQGDIVRVHPGEEWLYVLTGRLRLRLGDTAHLLGPGDSAHFDSLTPHRLAAEDHDGVELLFVHTLLQSPTATLCLGAPTGELP
- the dxs gene encoding 1-deoxy-D-xylulose-5-phosphate synthase, with the translated sequence MTILENIRGPRDLKALSEAELGELSEEIREFLVHAVSRTGGHLGPNLGVVELSIALHRVFESPVDRILWDTGHQSYVHKLLTGRQDFSKLRGKGGLSGYPSREESEHDVIENSHASTALGWADGLAKAHQVLGEKGHVVAVIGDGALTGGMAWEALNNIAAARDRPLIIVVNDNERSYAPTIGGLANHLATLRTTDGYEKVLAWGKEVLQRTPVVGTTLYESLHGAKKGFKDAFAPQGMFEDLGLKYLGPIDGHDIQAVESALRRAKRFHGPVLVHCLTEKGRGYEPALAHEEDHFHTVGVMDPLTCEPLAPSNGPSWTSVFGEEMVRIGEEREDVVAITAAMLHPVGLAGFAERFPDRVWDVGIAEQHAAVSAAGLATGGLHPVVAVYATFLNRAFDQLLMDVALHRCGVTFVLDRAGVTGTDGPSHNGMWDMSVLQVVPGLRIAAPRDAGQLRAQLREAVAVDDAPTLVRFPKESVGPSVPALDRLGGMDVLHRAGRPEVLLVAVGVMASVCLQAAELLEARGIGCTVVDPRWVKPVDPALPGLAAEHRLVAVVEDNSRSAGVGSAVALALGDADVDVPVRRFGIPEQFLAHAKRSEVLADIGLTPVEIAGRISGSLAVGDVGGTVKESE